A region of Pseudarthrobacter sp. NIBRBAC000502770 DNA encodes the following proteins:
- a CDS encoding iron ABC transporter substrate-binding protein, giving the protein MKIRNSALAGIALAATAALGLTACGGGTPAGNGSSASGGPASGEITVYNAQHESLTQEWVDAFTAETGIKVTLRQGDDTEMSNQIIQEGQASPADVFLTENSPAMTQVENAGLFADVNKDTLDQVPAEFSPSTGKWTGIAARSTVLVYNKTKLTEDQLPKSMLDLAKPEWKGRWAASPTGADFQAIVSALLELKGDSATEDWLKAMKDNSKAYKGNSTAMKAVNAGEVDAALIYHYYYYGDQAKTGENSNNVTPYYFKNQDPGAFLSVSGGGVLKSSKNAAAAQAFLKFITGKKGQEVLKNGTSFEYAIGSDVPANDKLVPIKDLQAPKVDAAKLNSQKVSDLMTQAGLL; this is encoded by the coding sequence ATGAAGATCCGCAACAGCGCGCTGGCAGGCATCGCACTCGCCGCCACCGCAGCTCTCGGCCTGACCGCCTGCGGCGGCGGCACCCCCGCAGGCAACGGCTCCTCCGCCTCCGGCGGCCCAGCCTCCGGCGAAATCACCGTCTACAACGCCCAGCACGAAAGCCTCACCCAGGAATGGGTTGACGCCTTCACTGCGGAAACCGGCATCAAGGTGACCCTCCGCCAGGGCGATGACACGGAAATGTCCAACCAGATCATCCAGGAAGGCCAGGCCTCCCCCGCTGACGTGTTCCTGACCGAGAACTCCCCCGCCATGACGCAGGTTGAGAACGCCGGCCTGTTCGCGGATGTCAACAAGGACACCCTGGACCAGGTCCCCGCCGAGTTCTCTCCGTCCACCGGGAAGTGGACGGGCATTGCGGCCCGCTCCACCGTGCTGGTGTACAACAAGACCAAGCTCACCGAGGACCAGTTGCCCAAGTCCATGCTGGACCTGGCCAAGCCGGAGTGGAAGGGCCGCTGGGCTGCCTCGCCCACCGGCGCCGACTTCCAGGCGATCGTCTCGGCCCTGCTGGAACTCAAGGGCGACTCCGCTACGGAGGACTGGCTGAAGGCCATGAAGGACAACTCCAAGGCCTACAAGGGCAACAGCACGGCCATGAAGGCTGTCAACGCCGGTGAAGTGGATGCGGCCCTCATCTACCACTACTACTACTACGGCGACCAGGCCAAGACCGGCGAGAACTCCAACAACGTCACGCCGTACTACTTCAAGAACCAGGACCCGGGTGCGTTCCTGTCCGTGTCCGGCGGCGGCGTGCTCAAGTCCTCCAAGAATGCTGCCGCTGCGCAGGCGTTCCTGAAGTTCATCACGGGCAAGAAGGGGCAGGAAGTCCTGAAGAACGGTACGTCCTTCGAGTACGCCATCGGCTCCGACGTGCCCGCCAACGACAAGCTGGTTCCCATCAAGGACCTGCAGGCCCCCAAGGTTGACGCCGCAAAGCTCAACTCGCAGAAGGTCAGCGATCTGATGACGCAGGCCGGACTACTCTAA
- a CDS encoding iron ABC transporter permease yields MTSDLSAPPRAGATTAGRGSSPRPPLGVSAVSVLAVLIALFSLVPLGYVVYMTVATGWDTAVGLILRPRVGELLMNTLLLMAATIPLCLLLGVAGAWLVERTNLRGRRIWAVLLAAPLAVPAFVNSYAWVSAIPSLGGLGSGILISTLSYFPLVYIPAAATLSRLDPAIEQSAAALGLGAWRAFFRVVLPQLRIALTGGALLVGLHLLAEYGAFAMIRFDTFTTAIMTQYRSTFNGAAGNMLASVLVFFCLLLLLAEVRSRGTARYARIGSGVQARALRLPLHAYQVPGQVFLLALTALAFGLPLYYVLKWIVAGGAEVWTATEFLPALFATFGYGLAGAAATIVVAFPMAYLAVRKPGWFSKSLELSNYVTSSMPGIVVALAFVTVSIRLVPGIYQTAGVLVAAYVLLFLPRALVNLRAGLAQAPKELDEAAQALGKPPLLAFIRVTLRLTAPAAAGGAALVFLAIANELTATLLLSPNGTKTLATEFWSKSSEIDYAGAAPYALLMILLSAPMTYLLFQQSKKVAGQ; encoded by the coding sequence GTGACCTCCGATCTATCGGCTCCGCCAAGGGCGGGCGCGACGACGGCGGGCAGGGGCAGCAGCCCCCGCCCGCCTTTGGGCGTTTCCGCGGTATCTGTCCTGGCGGTGCTGATCGCCCTCTTCTCCCTCGTCCCGCTGGGGTACGTGGTCTACATGACGGTGGCAACCGGGTGGGATACCGCCGTCGGCCTCATCCTGCGGCCCCGCGTGGGCGAACTGCTCATGAACACGCTGCTCCTCATGGCCGCCACCATCCCGCTGTGCCTGCTGCTTGGCGTGGCGGGGGCGTGGCTGGTGGAACGGACCAACCTCCGCGGCCGCCGGATCTGGGCGGTCCTGCTGGCCGCGCCGCTGGCCGTCCCGGCGTTCGTGAACAGCTACGCGTGGGTATCGGCCATCCCGTCGCTGGGCGGCCTGGGCTCGGGGATCCTGATCTCCACCCTGTCCTACTTCCCGCTGGTGTACATCCCGGCGGCCGCCACCCTCAGCCGGTTGGACCCGGCCATTGAACAGTCCGCGGCCGCGCTGGGGCTGGGCGCCTGGCGGGCCTTCTTCCGGGTGGTGCTCCCCCAGCTGCGGATCGCCCTGACGGGCGGCGCGCTGCTGGTGGGACTGCACCTGCTCGCCGAATACGGCGCATTCGCCATGATCCGCTTTGACACCTTCACCACCGCGATCATGACCCAGTACCGGTCCACGTTCAACGGGGCCGCCGGGAACATGCTGGCAAGCGTCCTGGTGTTCTTCTGCCTGCTCCTGCTGCTGGCGGAGGTCCGCAGCCGTGGCACCGCCCGGTACGCCAGGATCGGCTCGGGAGTGCAGGCCAGGGCGCTGCGTCTCCCGTTGCACGCCTACCAGGTCCCGGGCCAGGTCTTCCTGCTGGCGCTGACGGCGCTGGCGTTCGGCCTCCCCCTGTATTACGTGCTCAAGTGGATTGTGGCCGGCGGCGCCGAGGTGTGGACCGCCACCGAATTCCTTCCCGCGCTTTTTGCCACCTTCGGGTACGGGCTCGCCGGTGCCGCGGCCACCATCGTGGTCGCGTTCCCCATGGCATACCTGGCGGTCCGGAAGCCCGGCTGGTTCAGCAAGTCACTGGAACTGTCCAACTACGTCACCAGCTCCATGCCCGGCATCGTGGTGGCCCTGGCCTTCGTCACCGTCAGCATCCGCCTTGTGCCCGGGATCTACCAAACGGCCGGCGTGCTGGTGGCAGCCTACGTGCTCCTGTTCCTCCCACGTGCCCTGGTGAACCTTCGGGCCGGACTGGCGCAGGCCCCCAAGGAACTCGATGAGGCAGCCCAGGCGCTGGGCAAGCCCCCGCTGCTTGCGTTCATCCGCGTCACCCTGCGGCTCACGGCCCCGGCCGCGGCCGGCGGCGCGGCCCTGGTGTTCCTGGCCATTGCCAACGAACTCACGGCCACCTTGCTCCTCTCCCCGAACGGCACCAAGACACTGGCCACCGAGTTCTGGAGCAAGAGCAGCGAGATCGATTACGCCGGCGCGGCGCCCTATGCCCTGCTGATGATCCTGCTTTCCGCGCCCATGACCTATCTCCTCTTCCAACAGTCCAAGAAAGTAGCCGGACAGTGA
- a CDS encoding ABC transporter ATP-binding protein has translation MTAPSTRRLPEPRVAPSVAATTNSHLQITDVTKNFGSQAVLRGVNLSVAKGGTTAIVGPSGSGKTTLLRLIAGFEHPDTGTISLNGTTVAGDGAWLPAHKRQIGYVAQDGALFPHLNVGQNIAFGLNPARLEGGRRAVNARVAELLEMVSLDPSMAKRRPHQLSGGQQQRVALARALAREPELMLLDEPFSALDAGLRVATRRAVAKVLAEAGVTTILVTHDQAEALSFADQVAVMRGGKLAQIGNPFVVYTRPADRATAEFLGDAVILDAWLEGTLATCSLGGIPVRRPPAQGRVQLMLRPEQIRIAEDGPIRGVVVDTDYFGPETTVRLKLNVPKEVAEHADHRYPGGGEVITIRHWNASIARPGMELCLRVVGEAVAFPMEE, from the coding sequence GTGACAGCACCATCAACCCGCAGGCTGCCCGAGCCGCGGGTGGCACCTTCAGTGGCAGCCACCACCAACAGCCACCTGCAGATCACGGACGTCACCAAGAACTTCGGATCCCAGGCGGTCCTCAGGGGCGTCAACCTGTCTGTGGCCAAGGGCGGGACCACCGCGATCGTGGGTCCATCCGGTTCGGGCAAGACCACCCTCCTGCGCCTGATCGCCGGGTTCGAGCACCCGGACACCGGCACCATCTCGCTTAACGGCACCACCGTGGCCGGCGACGGCGCATGGCTTCCGGCGCATAAGCGGCAGATCGGGTATGTGGCGCAGGATGGTGCCCTCTTCCCGCACCTGAACGTTGGACAGAACATTGCCTTTGGCCTGAATCCGGCCAGGCTTGAGGGCGGACGCCGCGCCGTGAACGCCCGCGTGGCGGAGCTGCTGGAAATGGTGTCCCTGGACCCCTCCATGGCCAAGCGCCGGCCACACCAGCTTTCCGGTGGACAGCAGCAGCGCGTTGCCCTGGCCCGGGCCCTTGCGCGCGAACCTGAGCTGATGCTCCTGGACGAGCCGTTCTCAGCCTTGGACGCGGGCCTGCGCGTGGCCACCCGCCGCGCCGTGGCCAAGGTCCTGGCCGAGGCCGGCGTCACCACCATCCTGGTCACCCATGACCAGGCCGAGGCATTGTCCTTCGCGGACCAGGTGGCCGTGATGCGCGGCGGCAAGCTGGCGCAGATCGGCAACCCCTTCGTGGTGTACACCCGGCCCGCGGACCGGGCCACCGCCGAGTTCCTGGGCGACGCGGTCATCCTGGACGCCTGGCTGGAAGGGACCCTGGCCACCTGCTCACTGGGCGGGATCCCGGTACGCAGGCCGCCGGCTCAGGGCCGCGTCCAGCTGATGCTGCGGCCGGAACAGATCCGCATTGCCGAGGACGGTCCCATCCGCGGCGTGGTGGTGGACACCGACTACTTTGGCCCCGAAACCACCGTGCGGCTGAAGCTCAATGTGCCCAAGGAAGTGGCCGAGCACGCCGACCACCGCTACCCGGGCGGCGGCGAAGTGATCACCATCCGGCACTGGAACGCCTCGATTGCCCGCCCCGGAATGGAGCTCTGCCTGCGGGTTGTGGGCGAGGCCGTGGCTTTCCCGATGGAGGAATAG
- the nhaA gene encoding Na+/H+ antiporter NhaA — translation MNSTPPTPRRNTFPGSTVFSRGSYSEALRIGEILRKETVGGALLVAAAVIALIWANSPASESYFALRDFKVGYEPWHLDLSLGAWAADGLLAIFFFLVGLELKREFVAGDLRQLNKSIVPVAAAVGGVAVPAVIYAVVNFSSPGTLRGWAIPTATDIAFAVAVLAIIGSHLPSALRIFLLTLAVVDDLIAITIIAFFYSSDIQVAPLLLALIPLAIYAFLAQAYRRFFGRHAAAAWLILLPLGAATWALVHASGIHATVAGVLLGFAIPVIRSQASGGPEAGPGLAEIFEHRFRPISAGVAVPIFAFFSAGVAVGGWAGLGSALADPVALGIILGLVLGKPIGILATTWILTKATRASLDSSFKWIDVFGVALLAGIGFTVSLLVAELSFGHGSLHDDHAKVGILAASLIAALLATAVLRTRNRQYRLAEELEKVDSDNDGVPDVYQQRT, via the coding sequence ATGAACTCCACGCCGCCCACCCCGCGCCGGAACACCTTTCCCGGTTCCACCGTCTTTTCCCGCGGCAGTTACTCCGAGGCGCTGCGGATCGGCGAGATCCTCCGCAAGGAGACAGTGGGCGGGGCCCTCCTGGTCGCAGCCGCCGTCATCGCGCTGATCTGGGCCAACTCGCCGGCGTCGGAGAGCTACTTTGCCCTCCGCGACTTCAAGGTGGGCTACGAACCGTGGCACCTTGACCTCAGCCTGGGGGCCTGGGCGGCGGACGGCCTGCTGGCCATCTTCTTCTTCCTGGTGGGCCTGGAACTCAAGCGGGAATTCGTGGCCGGTGACCTGCGCCAGCTCAACAAGTCGATCGTGCCCGTGGCGGCCGCCGTGGGAGGGGTGGCTGTCCCGGCGGTGATTTACGCCGTCGTCAATTTTTCCAGCCCTGGCACGCTCCGCGGCTGGGCCATCCCCACAGCCACGGACATTGCGTTCGCCGTTGCCGTGCTGGCGATCATCGGCTCACACCTGCCCAGCGCCCTGCGGATCTTCCTGCTCACGCTGGCCGTGGTGGACGACCTGATCGCCATCACCATCATCGCGTTCTTCTACTCCAGCGACATCCAGGTGGCCCCGCTGCTGCTGGCGCTCATCCCGCTGGCCATCTATGCCTTCCTCGCGCAGGCATACCGTCGTTTCTTCGGCCGCCATGCGGCCGCCGCCTGGCTGATCCTGCTGCCACTGGGTGCCGCCACCTGGGCCCTGGTGCACGCGTCCGGCATCCACGCCACCGTGGCCGGCGTGCTCCTGGGCTTCGCGATCCCCGTGATCCGCTCGCAGGCGTCCGGCGGGCCCGAGGCCGGCCCAGGGCTCGCGGAAATCTTCGAGCACCGGTTCCGGCCCATTTCCGCCGGCGTTGCCGTCCCCATTTTTGCGTTCTTTTCCGCGGGCGTGGCCGTTGGCGGCTGGGCTGGCCTGGGGTCAGCCCTGGCAGACCCCGTGGCCCTGGGCATCATCCTGGGCCTGGTCCTGGGCAAGCCGATCGGCATCCTGGCCACCACGTGGATCCTGACCAAGGCCACCCGGGCAAGCCTGGACAGCTCGTTCAAGTGGATCGACGTGTTCGGTGTGGCCCTGCTGGCGGGGATCGGTTTCACCGTCTCGCTGCTGGTGGCAGAGCTGAGCTTTGGGCACGGCAGCCTGCACGATGACCACGCCAAGGTGGGAATCCTGGCTGCGTCACTGATCGCCGCGCTGCTGGCCACCGCCGTGCTGCGCACCCGCAACCGCCAGTACCGGCTGGCCGAAGAGCTCGAAAAAGTCGACTCTGACAACGACGGCGTCCCGGACGTCTACCAGCAGCGCACTTAG
- a CDS encoding PAS and ANTAR domain-containing protein, whose translation MTELSGLYTYSSALGDSESDAGTFRVDIEPAGPTFHWSDGTYRLHGYRRGEVVPTMELVFAHKHPDDRDRCEEIVAQVCNTGGFFCLYHRLVDAQGRTRRVLTAGEAILGPDGAVTALEGVMVDLSRTLQRETEQTAREAVAGATATRTVIDQARGILMGQLKIGSDDAFQLLVTTSSHRNVKLVAVAAELVQLANSPEARTYLDRAVRAIELHGRPDSAGGRRAG comes from the coding sequence GTGACGGAGCTCAGCGGCCTGTACACATACTCGAGTGCCCTCGGGGACAGCGAAAGCGATGCTGGAACCTTCAGGGTGGACATCGAGCCGGCAGGTCCAACCTTCCACTGGTCCGACGGTACCTACCGGCTGCACGGATACCGCCGCGGCGAAGTTGTCCCCACCATGGAGCTGGTCTTCGCCCACAAGCATCCCGATGACCGCGACCGGTGCGAGGAGATCGTGGCGCAGGTCTGCAACACCGGCGGCTTCTTCTGCCTGTACCACCGGCTGGTCGATGCCCAGGGCAGGACCCGGCGGGTGCTGACAGCAGGCGAGGCTATCCTCGGCCCGGACGGTGCAGTCACGGCACTCGAGGGCGTGATGGTGGATCTGAGCCGGACGCTGCAGCGTGAAACCGAGCAAACCGCCCGCGAGGCCGTGGCCGGCGCTACGGCAACCCGCACCGTAATTGACCAGGCGCGGGGGATCCTCATGGGCCAGCTCAAGATTGGCTCTGATGACGCCTTCCAACTGCTGGTGACCACCAGCAGCCACCGGAACGTCAAACTCGTGGCGGTGGCTGCGGAACTTGTGCAGCTGGCCAATTCACCGGAGGCGCGGACCTACCTGGACCGGGCCGTGCGGGCCATCGAGCTGCATGGCCGTCCGGACTCCGCCGGGGGCCGCCGCGCGGGCTGA
- a CDS encoding heavy metal translocating P-type ATPase produces the protein MHHQGSSPEHHQPPSGTLTQAPAHGAGHAHHNGQAAHGDDDHTVHTHGQHAGHSTAMFKNRFWLTLALAVPVVFFSPMMGHLLGYMPPEFPGAAWIPPVLGTVIFLYGGQPFLKGGLQELKDRSPGMMLLIGMAISVAFAASWVTSLGIGGFELDFWWELALLVAIMLLGHWIEMRALGSAQGALDALAALLPDEAERITDAGTETVPVSELSPGDLVLVRPGARMPADGSVVDGQAEFDESMITGESRTVARGAGDAVVAGTVATDSSVRVRVTAVGDQTALAGIQRLVEEAQASSSRAQALADRTAAFLFYFAAGAGLLTFIAWTLLGSVPDAVTRTVTVLVIACPHALGLAIPLVIAISTEQAARAGVLIKNRMALERMRTIDVVLFDKTGTLTTGEPELKDVAVADGADPDAVLALAAAVESDSEHPVARAIVRAARERNLTLPAATGFTALTGRGVRAGVDGRTVHVGGPALLRELGVVEPDSLAASTRTWMDRGAAVLHVVDDGRVLGAVSMEDAVRPESRQAVQALQRRGVKVAMVTGDAHQVAQAVAADLGIDEVFAEVLPADKDKKVAELQGRGMKVAMVGDGVNDSPALARAEVGIAIGAGTDVAVESAGVVLAGNDPRAVLSMVDLSRASYRKMWQNLVWATGYNILSVPLAAGVLAFAGVVLSPAAGAVLMSASTVVVALNAQLLRRLKLNPSEVR, from the coding sequence ATGCACCATCAAGGCAGTTCCCCGGAGCACCACCAGCCACCCAGCGGGACGCTTACCCAGGCACCGGCACACGGCGCAGGGCACGCACACCATAATGGCCAAGCTGCCCACGGCGACGACGACCACACCGTCCACACCCACGGCCAGCACGCCGGGCACAGCACCGCCATGTTCAAGAACAGGTTCTGGCTGACCCTGGCCCTCGCCGTCCCCGTGGTCTTTTTCAGCCCCATGATGGGCCATCTCCTGGGCTACATGCCGCCGGAATTCCCAGGCGCCGCCTGGATCCCGCCGGTGCTGGGGACGGTAATCTTCCTCTATGGTGGCCAGCCGTTCCTCAAGGGCGGCCTGCAGGAGCTCAAAGACCGTTCGCCGGGGATGATGCTGCTGATTGGCATGGCCATTTCCGTAGCCTTCGCCGCGTCCTGGGTCACCAGCCTGGGGATCGGCGGGTTCGAGCTCGACTTCTGGTGGGAGCTGGCGTTACTGGTGGCCATCATGCTGCTGGGCCACTGGATCGAGATGCGCGCCCTCGGGTCCGCGCAGGGCGCGCTGGATGCCTTGGCGGCCCTGCTGCCGGACGAGGCCGAACGCATTACGGACGCCGGCACCGAGACTGTCCCGGTGTCTGAGCTAAGCCCCGGGGACTTGGTCCTGGTCCGGCCCGGCGCCCGCATGCCGGCTGACGGCAGCGTGGTGGACGGGCAGGCCGAGTTCGACGAGTCCATGATCACCGGGGAGTCCAGGACCGTGGCCCGCGGCGCCGGGGACGCGGTGGTAGCCGGAACCGTGGCCACCGACAGCAGCGTCCGGGTCCGGGTAACGGCCGTTGGGGACCAGACCGCACTGGCCGGGATCCAGCGGCTGGTGGAGGAAGCGCAGGCCTCATCATCCCGCGCGCAGGCGCTGGCGGACCGCACCGCGGCGTTCCTCTTCTACTTCGCCGCCGGCGCCGGCCTCCTGACCTTCATCGCGTGGACATTGCTCGGCAGCGTCCCGGACGCTGTCACGCGAACCGTCACCGTATTGGTCATCGCCTGCCCGCACGCCCTGGGGCTGGCCATCCCGCTGGTGATTGCCATCTCCACCGAACAGGCCGCCCGCGCCGGTGTACTGATCAAGAACCGGATGGCACTGGAGCGTATGCGCACCATCGACGTTGTCCTGTTCGACAAAACCGGCACCCTGACCACCGGCGAACCGGAACTGAAGGACGTTGCCGTTGCGGACGGCGCGGATCCCGACGCAGTGCTGGCACTGGCCGCCGCGGTGGAGTCAGACAGCGAACATCCGGTGGCGCGCGCCATCGTGCGGGCCGCCAGGGAACGGAATCTAACGCTCCCGGCTGCCACCGGCTTCACCGCACTGACGGGCCGCGGCGTAAGGGCCGGCGTGGACGGACGTACGGTGCACGTGGGCGGGCCGGCGCTGCTGCGCGAACTCGGCGTCGTCGAGCCTGACTCTTTGGCGGCCAGTACGCGCACGTGGATGGACCGGGGCGCCGCCGTGCTGCACGTGGTCGACGACGGCAGGGTCCTGGGTGCCGTCAGCATGGAGGATGCCGTGCGGCCGGAGTCGCGGCAGGCCGTGCAGGCCCTGCAGCGGCGCGGCGTCAAGGTGGCCATGGTTACCGGCGACGCCCACCAGGTGGCGCAGGCGGTGGCGGCCGACCTGGGCATCGACGAGGTCTTCGCCGAGGTCCTGCCGGCAGACAAGGACAAGAAAGTCGCCGAGCTGCAGGGCCGCGGGATGAAGGTGGCCATGGTAGGCGACGGCGTCAACGACTCCCCTGCCCTGGCACGGGCCGAGGTGGGCATCGCCATCGGCGCGGGAACCGACGTCGCCGTGGAGTCCGCCGGCGTGGTGCTGGCCGGGAACGATCCCCGGGCAGTCCTGTCCATGGTGGACCTGTCCCGCGCCAGCTACCGGAAAATGTGGCAGAACCTGGTGTGGGCCACCGGCTACAACATCCTGTCCGTGCCGCTGGCCGCCGGCGTCCTGGCCTTCGCCGGGGTGGTCCTCTCCCCCGCGGCGGGTGCCGTGCTGATGTCCGCGTCCACCGTGGTGGTGGCACTGAACGCCCAGCTCCTCCGGCGCCTGAAACTGAACCCGTCAGAGGTACGTTGA
- a CDS encoding DUF305 domain-containing protein — MNPTFKTLSIAAALAASLGLAGCAANAGAGSSMPMDHGSSGAMSSTMPSAGSTPNAGADHNQADIMFAQMMIPHHSQAVEMSDIILAKAGMPADVTALATKIKAAQAPEIKQMTGWLTGWNVPTMMSDHSGHGMAGVVDDDGINKLKSASGTEAARLFLQQMIGHHEGAIDMAQQEISAGKFPDAVKLGHDIVAAQQAEITQMKQLLAAL, encoded by the coding sequence ATGAACCCCACTTTCAAGACCCTTTCCATCGCTGCCGCCCTGGCCGCCTCGCTCGGCCTCGCCGGGTGTGCCGCCAATGCCGGTGCGGGTAGCAGCATGCCCATGGACCACGGCAGCTCCGGCGCCATGTCCAGCACCATGCCGAGCGCGGGCAGCACGCCCAACGCCGGCGCCGACCACAACCAGGCGGACATCATGTTTGCCCAGATGATGATTCCGCACCACTCCCAGGCCGTGGAAATGAGCGACATCATCCTGGCCAAAGCAGGCATGCCGGCCGACGTCACCGCGCTTGCCACCAAGATCAAGGCGGCCCAGGCACCGGAGATCAAGCAGATGACCGGGTGGCTCACCGGCTGGAACGTGCCCACCATGATGAGTGACCATTCCGGGCACGGCATGGCAGGCGTGGTGGACGACGACGGGATCAACAAGCTCAAGTCCGCTTCGGGTACCGAGGCTGCCCGGCTGTTCCTCCAGCAGATGATCGGCCATCACGAGGGCGCCATCGACATGGCCCAGCAGGAAATCAGCGCCGGCAAATTCCCGGACGCGGTCAAGCTGGGCCATGACATCGTGGCTGCCCAGCAGGCGGAAATCACCCAGATGAAGCAGCTGCTGGCCGCACTGTAG
- a CDS encoding low molecular weight phosphatase family protein, with protein sequence MDTSTPVRILTVCTGNICRSPVAERLLQAGLDQAVPGGFQVSSAGTRALVGEPMQPLSAEIVRTFGGDPEGFAARQLTPKILRGVDLVLTMTSGHRGEVLQLDASLLKRTFTIREFARMLDVLDQREDRQRRAGADSQPSAVVPSQDAGSDVEGGLAANAALWRGLPARAAGVRHLSLPADSADNDIVDPYRRAPEVYREMEDQLAPAIVSILRHARLNSPVHGDAAP encoded by the coding sequence TTGGACACTTCCACACCAGTACGGATCCTGACCGTCTGCACCGGGAACATCTGCCGGTCGCCGGTGGCCGAACGGCTGCTGCAGGCAGGATTGGACCAGGCGGTGCCGGGCGGCTTCCAGGTGTCCAGCGCCGGCACCCGGGCCCTGGTGGGCGAGCCGATGCAGCCTCTCTCCGCAGAGATCGTACGGACCTTCGGCGGGGACCCGGAAGGGTTCGCGGCGCGGCAGCTGACGCCGAAGATCCTGCGCGGCGTGGACCTGGTGCTCACCATGACTTCCGGCCACCGCGGAGAGGTCCTCCAGCTTGACGCTTCCCTGCTCAAGCGGACGTTCACCATCCGCGAGTTCGCCCGCATGCTCGATGTCCTCGATCAACGGGAGGACCGCCAGCGGAGGGCCGGCGCGGACAGCCAGCCCTCCGCCGTCGTACCTTCGCAGGACGCCGGTTCCGACGTCGAAGGCGGCCTCGCTGCCAACGCCGCCTTGTGGCGGGGGCTGCCGGCGCGGGCCGCCGGAGTACGGCACCTCTCGCTGCCGGCCGATTCCGCGGACAACGACATCGTGGACCCCTACCGCCGCGCTCCGGAGGTTTACCGGGAGATGGAGGACCAGCTGGCCCCTGCGATCGTCTCCATCCTGCGCCACGCACGGCTCAACTCTCCGGTCCATGGGGACGCTGCCCCGTAG
- a CDS encoding LCP family protein yields MLALGRRRWIAALVALVLVVAAGVAVFSLNRAGQEAQPAATQTQSPSPTPTPTPSETPPPAPAPPPPPAPIPDLPAAPMNILVIGSDIRDTPARDAAAHTAATGEPQDQRADTLMVVHVPADRRNLYLISINRDNWVDIPGFGSAKINAGLQYGGIDMQTAAVQQLLGITIDHTLMLDFGGFKLLVDGLGGIDVNVPMAFQSSIETQHVFSAGVNHLDGQAALEFSRERYAFSDGDFQRVRDQQIMLRAILARLTGGGALNDVTAVRSLVDFASCCLTVDRAFDPVQAAILAYSLRNLDVNAIGTMTLPTLGSGFVAGQSVLFPDYAGIAAVGAALREGRIGDFAKP; encoded by the coding sequence ATGCTTGCCCTGGGGCGGCGCCGCTGGATCGCCGCGCTGGTGGCGTTGGTGCTGGTGGTGGCCGCCGGCGTCGCGGTCTTCAGCCTGAACCGGGCAGGCCAGGAAGCGCAGCCGGCAGCCACCCAGACCCAGTCACCCAGCCCGACGCCCACGCCCACGCCCTCTGAAACTCCTCCGCCGGCCCCTGCCCCACCGCCGCCACCTGCGCCCATTCCGGACCTGCCTGCGGCCCCAATGAACATCCTCGTCATCGGCAGCGACATCCGTGACACCCCCGCCCGCGACGCTGCGGCCCACACCGCCGCCACCGGCGAACCCCAGGACCAGCGGGCCGATACCCTCATGGTGGTCCACGTCCCTGCCGACCGGCGGAACCTCTACCTCATCTCGATCAACCGGGACAACTGGGTGGACATCCCCGGATTCGGCAGCGCCAAGATCAATGCCGGGCTGCAGTATGGGGGCATCGACATGCAGACCGCCGCCGTGCAGCAACTGCTGGGCATCACCATCGACCACACCCTGATGCTTGACTTTGGCGGTTTCAAACTCCTGGTGGACGGCCTGGGCGGCATCGACGTCAACGTGCCCATGGCCTTCCAGTCCAGCATCGAAACCCAGCACGTCTTCAGCGCGGGCGTGAACCACCTCGATGGCCAGGCCGCCCTGGAATTCTCCCGCGAGCGCTATGCCTTCTCCGACGGGGACTTCCAGCGGGTCCGCGACCAGCAGATCATGCTCCGGGCAATCCTGGCCCGGCTCACAGGGGGAGGTGCCCTGAACGACGTGACAGCGGTGCGGTCGCTGGTCGATTTCGCCTCCTGCTGCCTCACGGTGGACAGGGCCTTTGACCCCGTCCAGGCTGCGATCCTGGCGTACAGCCTGCGCAACCTGGACGTGAACGCCATCGGAACCATGACCCTTCCCACGTTGGGCTCCGGCTTTGTGGCCGGGCAGTCCGTGCTGTTTCCCGATTACGCCGGCATTGCGGCGGTGGGTGCGGCCTTGCGGGAGGGCCGGATCGGCGACTTCGCAAAGCCATAG